The DNA segment TCACAGGAGGTATACATGGTATTCTGGGTCGAATTTGTCACTGAGAAAAACTGTTTTGCTCACCTACTGCTTTGCTCATAAAATGCCATATGCAGACATAATCAGAGAAATGAGTATtgattgtgatggtgatgggGAAGTCCTAGAAACCCCAAGAGAAACATATATTGGactatttcatgtattgtaGAGAGGCATGCTCTGAAAAGAATGGTTTGGACAGAATTGGTGGGGCTGGCTTGACGATGGGAATTGACGAAAGTAAATTTGGGAAACACAAGTATCATAGAGGTATGATGGTAGAGGGTCAGTGGGTTTTGTGTGCTATTTGTAGGGAGACTAGACAGTTCTGTCTTGTTCCTGTAGAGACGCACGACCGACGGACATGACTTGATGTGATTTGTAGGAAAGTGGTGGGGGAGTAGTTATATTGTTACAGAGTGTTGGAAGGCTGTCTGACCTGGGTTACACCCATAGTACAGTCAACCATTTAGAGAACTTTTAAGGTAAGTGTATTCATTAGTTATTTCTCGCGAATGATTTACAAATAATCCACCATTTCCAGTAATGATTACTGGTATTTAGTGCAAAAtccctcccccaccccccacagGTGTCTGTACAaacctgatcgaaaaccggtggtggtgcatcaAAAGGCAAGTACCGACAACACACACTCGGCGACACTACTTTGCTCTACATCTAGCCAAATATATGTATCGCTGTAGTGCCGAGAAAGACATTGTTATGCAAATCCTAGAGGACATTGGCTCCGTTTACTTTGGAGGCCAGTAGAGGTCCATAGTACTTTTCTTGAGTATTGATTAGTTGTGTGGAATATAGCTTACAAATGGCAATGTTGTTATGCTGACCTCAACCGATGTGGACACCCATTCGATTTCCGAGGCTGAATACGGGAACGGCAGTTATTGCAGgtcatatattgtttttcatgccTTACACACATTATTGATGGTATAACTAGTGATTATTTTGAGTGACAgttcataagttaatgttttggGAGGGGGAGTACGAGTGGAACTCTTACCCAtacctcaccctaaatatacattcaacaaACTGCAACAGGTATAAAAAACAGTCAATgaatttatttcagtgttggaatatattgtcgtaagaggcgcctaacgggatggagtggtcaggctcgctgacttggttgacacgttatcagttcccaattgcgcagatcgattctcatgtcactcactcaatcaccactacaaaatgtcaaaagaaCATGATCAATATCCATAATGATCAATATCCATCAGAACTTCAGAATAAAGTAAGGGGTCACACAACGAAATCACGGAAGGGTGTGACCATTGTATATAGTTGTTTTTATGACTTTGTGTCAGAATGGCAGTGCGTTGTGGTCAAACCCAAAACTCATGTAACTGACAGTGATGGGATGGATACGGCGCAGTCCTGGAATGGTCTGAGAGGTCACTGCTGTGTGGAATTTGTATTTGAGACGAGTCAGCTGATTCCATATGTCCTGTCTTGATGTCGTTACTTAGGGACACCCAGAATTGGGTGGTCGGCAACGTCATCTTTGTTGTGATAACAAATGACCAATGCTGTTATCGGGTTGTGATGGCATTAGAAATATGTGGACACCTGTTGTTGGCTCATTCCTGCTTAAACCATTACAGTGGCAGATGTTAATATTGGCATGATGTGCATGTGATTTCTTATGAGAATTTGTGAACGTTTGAATGACCAAAGATGAAACGTAGGACACTGGCAGCAATTTCTGAGTTTTACATGTGCGCAGCTGCatgtgcaatgacacattgcAAGTCCATAGGCAACCACCAATGATGTCATTTCATTGGGCACGTGCGTGAGCATTTGATTGTCTCCAATACTTGTTGTGTTCACACCTGTACTTATGTATAGAGATTCTATGTGCCGATATTTATATATTCTGtgtacagtttctttatgtgtctAGTATATATCTGTATTTTGAACAATTTCACTTTACTTGGAAAGGAGAGTTAGAATTTGATTGCCATCGCACAGGATTAATAGACTTTTAAGAATTTAACTGTGCCAGTCAGAAGTTTATTGAGAGTTATTTGTTTTAAGTCATATCATGTTTATTATTTtggtcacctgatgaaggagtaagcattaactccgaaacgttgtgttctctcataaagaagttgatatccataaaaatcttcattcttatgtattttcacttctaaatgacattcaaagactcgGAAGAATATTGAATGAATTTAAGCCAGAGGTGAAGTTATGTGCTGGCTTTTATCTTAAAACTGTCTGTACATTTATGTCCTATATGatcaatattttttaaagtttctgtTTTGTTCCCTCTGAAATATCTGCATGATATAAATCttattaatgtttcaaaacatttgataaaagCCAGCAGCTAACTTGGTCTCTTTTCCTTTTCagattttctgtgatattctttgTGTGGAAGGAGAAGTTGAAGACAAAGTATTGCTTTTATACTGAAGTTTGAAATGGATGGAAGAAGTGAGCCTGTGCTAATGGAAAGAATCACAGATGGTCAGCAGTTAATTACTCAGATAAAAGAATGTGTGGAGTTCCGAGATGCCAAAGGACTAAAAACATACATCCTTGAACATAAGTTGTCAAACCAGAGTGTATTCTGGGAACTGACATCAGTACTaacacaatatattacaaaggaCATTCTTGACAAGAATCCTAACTTCTTTGAAGCATGTGAGAGATGCTTGTCTTACCTAGTTCGTAATGGTAATCCCAAAGAGATGATTCTGGCACTCTTGGAGCAGGCAGACTGTTTTAATGATGATGTAAAATACAGTACACTTTTAAGATTATCTCAAGCAACCCTTATGAAATTGCCCTCGAAAAGATTTCATTCTTTGGACATTGCTTTAGAAACACTTTCAGCTCACATTAAATCTCTACCACATCCACAGTTTACTGATCTTGAAGATGAAGAGCAACAACTGCTTGATTCTGATACTGATGTTCACAGAATTGAGGGTGTTCTGTCTGCTTACCTCAACTTCTTAGAACCATTTGTAGAAGAAGTATCTCTGTTCAAGGCATGTAGGACAGGGAATAACCCCCAGGTTCTAACCCTGAAGAAACATCTCTATTTTCTCTTAGAGCATCCTCTGGCCTACTTAGACTTGGAATACAATAGAAAGGAACAAAAGGCAAAGACAACAAGCAGGTGCCTAGCTGAGAGAACTCTTGATCTTCTTGTACATGTAGAAAGAAATTTTCATAAGTATCTTCAACTGGCACGCTATGAATCTGACAGAAGACATGTAGATGATGTTGAGGATACAGAAGACACAGATGCTATGGTGAGAGAGAATGAGGAAAACGAGAGGCGTCTTGATGGCCAGATGCCTAGTGCTGTGGAGACGGATGATAAGGTGGAAAACTGGAAGTATGTGAAGTCAGTCCCTAAGCTTGCTCAAGCTTGTTTGTCATACCTGATGTATGTGGAGCATCTCGGCCTTGACAGACTACCAAGCATTTACAGCCATGGTTATCTTCTGGAGTTCAATTTGCCCTTTATCTCGCTGTGTCTGAAGAGACAGGAATTCCTCATAATCTACAAAGGGTTGCTCTTGTTAAACAGCTTTTTGGATGTACTTCAGCTAGGTTCACTTTCAGCTGATATATTAGATAACAATGCTTATATGAACATGATTTCCGATATGCTGGCAGTCATGATTCACTGCCCTGCTAAGAAACTAAGGCAAATGTGTGTACAACTGTTACCTGTATTCATCAAGTGTTTTATTACTGAAGGGCGGTACAAGCTCCTTCATATGATCATTGCATCATGTGAACACTCAGGTGTCCAAGGCTTCGTGACACAGATACTCAAGGAACAGATTAGAGATAACCTTCTGTGTGAAGTTCCAGAAAGGTTTTTCATTGGAAATTATCTTGACAAGATTTTGAAGTTGTTGATGAAACTACCTGATGGTCCGGCAACTGACCTGTTGGAGAATTCAGATAGAATAATCTCTGTGTTGAACCTTTTAAGATTCCTGATCATTCGAGACAAACCAAATCAAAACATTACAGGAATATGGACCTACtttccaaaatatgaaattgaGTTTCTTGATGCCATAAGGAAAGGCTTGGACATGTCAACAGCTCATTACAAGCTGGAACTCACCAACCTCCAGGAAGCCAAGGGTGACCAGTGGCCTC comes from the Haliotis asinina isolate JCU_RB_2024 chromosome 12, JCU_Hal_asi_v2, whole genome shotgun sequence genome and includes:
- the LOC137257843 gene encoding glomulin-like isoform X1 is translated as MDGRSEPVLMERITDGQQLITQIKECVEFRDAKGLKTYILEHKLSNQSVFWELTSVLTQYITKDILDKNPNFFEACERCLSYLVRNGNPKEMILALLEQADCFNDDVKYSTLLRLSQATLMKLPSKRFHSLDIALETLSAHIKSLPHPQFTDLEDEEQQLLDSDTDVHRIEGVLSAYLNFLEPFVEEVSLFKACRTGNNPQVLTLKKHLYFLLEHPLAYLDLEYNRKEQKAKTTSRCLAERTLDLLVHVERNFHKYLQLARYESDRRHVDDVEDTEDTDAMVRENEENERRLDGQMPSAVETDDKVENWKYVKSVPKLAQACLSYLMYVEHLGLDRLPSIYSHGYLLEFNLPFISLCLKRQEFLIIYKGLLLLNSFLDVLQLGSLSADILDNNAYMNMISDMLAVMIHCPAKKLRQMCVQLLPVFIKCFITEGRYKLLHMIIASCEHSGVQGFVTQILKEQIRDNLLCEVPERFFIGNYLDKILKLLMKLPDGPATDLLENSDRIISVLNLLRFLIIRDKPNQNITGIWTYFPKYEIEFLDAIRKGLDMSTAHYKLELTNLQEAKGDQWPLPEDLDFSVCVGGQSLSSMPKAQRMNVLQSALVTFDMTESLLVRLLELFDQQKALHAK